One genomic region from Anopheles coustani unplaced genomic scaffold, idAnoCousDA_361_x.2 scaffold_12_ctg1, whole genome shotgun sequence encodes:
- the LOC131271248 gene encoding superoxide dismutase [Cu-Zn] — MPLKAVCVLNGEVKGTIFFEQNAESEPVKVTGTVTGLKPGNHGFHIHEFGDNTNGCMSTGAHFNPHGKTHGAPEAEERHAGDMGNIVADADGEAKVDLAVSQITLSGAMNVVGRSLVVHADPDDLGLGGHELSKTTGNAGARLACGVIGMCKA; from the exons AATGGTGAAGTTAAGGGGACGATTTTCTTCGAGCAGAAT GCGGAATCGGAGCCAGTGAAGGTTACCGGTACGGTAACCGGTCTCAAACCTGGCAATCATGGTTTTCATATTCACGAGTTCGGCGACAATACGAATGGCTGCATGTCCACAGGCGCCCATTTCAATCCTCACGGTAAAACGCATGGTGCTCCGGAAGCCGAGGAGCGCCACGCCGGTGACATGGGTAACATAGTGGCTGATGCGGACGGTGAGGCGAAGGTAGATCTTGCGGTCAGCCAGATCACGTTGAGTGGAGCGATGAACGTCGTTGGCCGCTCACTGGTTGTTCACGCCGATCCGGATGATTTAGGCCTAGGAGGACACGAGCTCAGCAAAACGACCGGCAATGCCGGTGCTCGATTGGCTTGCGGTGTCATTGGAATGTGCAAAGCATAA